From one Pan troglodytes isolate AG18354 chromosome 13, NHGRI_mPanTro3-v2.0_pri, whole genome shotgun sequence genomic stretch:
- the SH3BP4 gene encoding SH3 domain-binding protein 4 yields MAAQRIRAANSNGLPRCKSEGTLIDLSEGFSETSFNDVKVPSPSALLVDNPTPFGNAKEVIAIKDYCPTNFTTLKFSKGDHLYVLDTSGGEWWYAHNTTEMGYIPSSYVQPLNYRNSTLSDSGMIDNLPDSPDEVAKELELLGGWTDDKKVPGRTYSNNPFWNGVQTNPFLNGNVPVMPSLDELNPKSTVDLLLFDTGTSSFTESSSATTNSTGNIFDELPVTNGLHAEPPVRRDNPFFRSKRSYSLSELSVLQAKSDAPTSSSFFTGLKSPAPEQFQSREDFRTAWLNHRKLARSCHDLDLLGQSPGWGQTQAVETNIVCKLDSSGGAVQLPDTSISIHVPEGHVAPGETQQISMKALLDPPLELNSDRSCSISPVLEVKLSNLEVKTSIILEMKVSAEIKNDLFSKSTVGLQCLRSDSKEGPYVSVPLNCSCGDTVQAQLHNLEPCMYVAVVAHGPSILYPSTVWDFIHKKVTVGLYGPKHIHPSFKTVVTIFGHDCAPKTLLVSEVTRQAPNPAPVALQLWGKHQFVLSRPQDLKVCMFSNMTNYEVKASEQAKVVRGFQLKLGKVSRLIFPITSQNPNELSDFTLRVQVKDDQEAILTQFCVQTPQPPPKSAIKPSGQRRFLKKNEVGKIILSPFATTTKYPTFQDRPVSSLKFGKLLKTVVRQNKNHYLLEYKKGDGIALLSEERVRLRGQLWTKEWYIGYYQGRVGLVHTKNVLVVGRARPSLCSGPELSTSVLLEQILRPCKFLTYIYASVRTLLMENISSWRSFADALGYVNLPLTFFCRAELDSEPERVASVLEKLKEDCNNTENKERKSFQKELVMALLKMDCQGLVVRLIQDFVLLTTAVEVAQRWRELAEKLAKVSKQQMDAYESPHRDRNGVVDSEAMWKPAYDFLLTWSHQIGDSYRDVIQELHLGLDKMKNPITKRWKHLTGTLILVNSLDILRAAAFSPADQDDFVI; encoded by the exons TGCCTTCTCCCAGTGCCTTGCTCGTAGACAACCCCACACCTTTCGGAAATGCAAAGGAAGTGATTGCGATCAAGGACTATTGCCCCACCAACTTCACCACACTGAAGTTCTCCAAGGGCGACCATCTCTACGTCTTGGACACTTCTGGCGGTGAGTGGTGGTACGCACACAACACCACCGAAATGGGCTACATCCCCTCCTCCTATGTGCAGCCCTTGAACTACCGGAACTCAACACTGAGTGACAGCGGTATGATTGATAATCTTCCAGACAGCCCAGACGAGGTAGCCAAGGAGCTGGAGCTGCTCGGGGGATGGACAGATGACAAAAAAGTACCAGGCAGAACGTACAGTAATAACCCTTTCTGGAATGGGGTCCAGACCAATCCGTTTCTGAATGGGAACGTGCCCGTCATGCCCAGCCTGGATGAGCTGAATCCCAAAAGTACTGTGGATTTGCTCCTTTTTGACACAGGTACATCCTCCTTCACTGAATCCAGCTCAGCCACCACGAATAGCACTGGCAACATCTTCGATGAGCTTCCAGTCACAAACGGACTCCACGCAGAGCCGCCGGTCAGGCGGGACAACCCCTTCTTCAGAAGCAAGCGCTCCTACAGTCTCTCGGAACTCTCCGTCCTCCAAGCCAAGTCCGACGCTCCCACATCGTCGAGTTTCTTCACCGGCTTGAAATCACCTGCCCCCGAGCAATTTCAGAGCCGGGAGGATTTTCGAACTGCCTGGCTAAACCACCGGAAGCTGGCCCGGTCTTGCCATGACCTGGACTTGCTGGGCCAAAGCCCTGGTTGGGGCCAGACCCAAGCCGTGGAGACAAACATCGTGTGCAAGCTGGATAGCTCCGGGGGTGCTGTCCAGCTTCCTGACACTAGCATCAGCATCCACGTGCCTGAGGGCCACGTCGCCCCTGGGGAGACCCAGCAGATCTCCATGAAAGCCCTGCTGGACCCCCCGCTGGAGCTCAACAGTGACAGGTCCTGCAGCATCAGCCCTGTGCTGGAGGTCAAGCTGAGCAACCTGGAAGTGAAAACCTCTATCATCTTGGAGATGAAAGTGTCAGCCGAGATAAAAAATGACCTTTTTAGCAAAAGCACAGTGGGCCTCCAGTGCCTGAGGAGCGACTCGAAGGAAGGGCCATATGTCTCCGTCCCGCTCAACTGCAGCTGTGGGGACACGGTCCAGGCACAGCTGCACAACCTGGAGCCCTGTATGTACGTGGCTGTCGTGGCCCATGGCCCAAGCATCCTCTACCCTTCCACCGTGTGGGACTTCATCCATAAAAAAGTCACAGTGGGTCTCTACGGCCCTAAACACATCCACCCATCCTTCAAGACGGTGGTGACCATTTTTGGGCATGACTGTGCCCCAAAGACGCTCCTGGTCAGCGAGGTCACACGCCAGGCACCCAACCCTGCCCCGGTGGCCCTGCAGCTGTGGGGGAAGCACCAGTTCGTTTTGTCCAGGCCCCAGGATCTCAAGGTCTGTATGTTTTCCAATATGACGAATTACGAGGTCAAAGCCAGCGAGCAGGCCAAAGTGGTGCGAGGATTCCAGCTGAAGCTGGGCAAGGTGAGCCGCCTGATCTTCCCCATCACCTCCCAGAACCCCAACGAGCTCTCTGACTTCACGCTGCGGGTTCAGGTGAAGGATGACCAGGAGGCCATCCTCACCCAGTTTTGTGTCCAGACTCCTCAGCCACCCCCTAAAAGTGCCATCAAGCCTTCGGGGCAAAGGAGGTTTCTCAAGAAGAACGAAGTCGGGAAAATCATCCTGTCCCCGTTTGCCACCACTACAAAGTACCCGACTTTCCAGGACCGCCCGGTGTCCAGCCTCAAGTTTGGTAAGTTGCTCAAGACTGTGGTGCGGCAGAACAAGAACCACTACCTGCTGGAGTACAAGAAGGGCGACGGGATCGCCCTGCTAAGCGAGGAGCGGGTCAGGCTCCGGGGCCAGCTGTGGACCAAGGAGTGGTACATCGGCTACTACCAGGGCAGGGTGGGCCTCGTGCACACCAAGAACGTGCTGGTGGTCGGCAGGGCCCGGCCCAGCCTGTGCTCGGGCCCCGAGCTGAGCACCTCGGTGCTGCTGGAGCAGATCCTGCGGCCCTGCAAATTCCTCACGTACATCTATGCCTCCGTGAGGACCCTGCTCATGGAGAACATCAGCAGCTGGCGCTCCTTCGCTGACGCCCTGGGCTACGTGAACCTGCCGCTCACCTTTTTCTGCCGGGCAGAGCTGGATAGTGAGCCCGAGCGGGTGGCGTCCGTCCTGGAAAAGCTGAAGGAGGACTGTAACAACACTGAGAACAAAGAACGGAAGTCCTTCCAGAAGGAACTTGTGATG GCCCTACTGAAGATGGACTGCCAGGGCCTGGTGGTCAGACTCATCCAGGACTTTGTGCTCCTGACCACGGCTGTAGAGGTGGCCCAGCGCTGGCGGGAGCTGGCTGAGAAGCTGGCCAAGGTCTCCAAGCAGCAGATGGACGCCTACGAGTCTCCCCACCGGGACAGGAACGGGGTTGTGGACAGCGAG gccatGTGGAAGCCTGCGTATGACTTCTTACTCACCTGGAGCCATCAGATCGGGGACAGCTACCGGGATGTCATCCAGGAGCTGCACCTGGGCCTGGACAAGATGAAAAACCCCATCACCAAGCGCTGGAAGCACCTCACTGGGACTCTGATCTTGGTGAACTCCCTGGACATTCTGAGAGCAGCCGCCTTCAGCCCTGCGGACCAGGACGACTTCGTGATTTGA